The segment GCAGGATATTCGCCGCGAGGTAAAGAATTTGATGATAAATTGATTGAGCTTATCACTAATAAAAATACTGCGGGAATTTTAAAATTAGATACCGATCTAGTAGAAAAAGCCGGTGAGTGCGGTCTGCGCTCCATTTTAATTCTTCTTGGATTGCTTGAAAGAATAAATTACACGCCAGAAATTTTATCATACGAGGGTCCATTTGGGGTTGGCTATCTCGTCGCCAATTTTAAACTTGAATAAAATGAATGCTCATGTAAAACTGGCCAAGGATACAATTGAAGCTTATCTTAAAACAGGAAAAATCCCTCCCCTGCCCGATAATTTGCCAAAAAATTTTTTGACTTCCCGGGCGGGGGTTTTTGTAAGTATATATAATGGCGATGATTTACGCGGCTGTATCGGAACATATCTTCCGACAGAGCAAAGCCTTGCGGAAGAAATTATCCAAAATTCACTTTCCGCAGCGACTAGCGATTATCGCTTTAAACCGATTACGGAGAAAGAATTACCAGATTTTTCTTATTCAGTCTATATTTTAAGCGAGCCGCGAAAAATAAAAAATTTGAAGGAGCTTAATCCAAAAAAATACGGCATTTTAATTAAATCGGAAACGGGAAAATCAGGACTCCTTTTACCGGATTTGGAAGGAATTAATACCGTAGAAGAACAGCTATCAGCTGTTTGTAGCAAATGCGGTGTAGATTTATCAAAAGAAAAAATCACCATTTTTAAATTTAGCGCTACAAAATACGATTCAAATAATTAAACTATGTTTGTTGAAGTTATTCCCCTGGCTCGTCTACCTAAAAACCTTTCTTCTTTCGATTATGAAGTCCCTCAAAATCTTGAGGGACAAATTAAAATTGGCCAGATCGCGAAAATTCCTTTTCGCGGCAAAAAAATCAGCGGAATTATTATCGCTATAAAAAATCAACCGGCTGAAATTAAGGCCGCCATTAGGCCGATTTTAAAAATCATTGATTTTGAGGAAAATTTAGATAAAAAATATTTGGAACTTCTGCGTTGGCTTGCCGATTATTATCTCGTTTCCTCCGCCCTTGTTTTAAAAACTCTTCTTCCCTCTCCGCCGCAGAAAATAAGTAATTTTAAAATTATTCCACGGCCGACACCTTCACCCCCAAGTGTCTCCAAAGTGGATTTAGAAGAAATTAAAAAAATCGTTAAGAAAATAATTTCTTCTAAAAAACATCATTTTCTTTTTCACTATAAAAATAATAGAAATAAAGTTGCGGTATTTTTAAAGTGTGCGGAAAAAATAGTTTCGGAAGGCCATGGCGTTCTTATTCTTCTTCCTCAAATAAGTGATGTTTTAGAAATTTTTTCCTATTTTTCCAGCTTATTTTCCGGAAAAATTTCTCTCCTCCACGGAGAACTATCTAAAACGGAGTATTGGCAAGAGTGGCAAAAAATAAAACGGAGAGAAACCAGAATTGCGATCGGCACAAGATCCGCGTTTTTTGTCCCCTTTAAAAATCTTGGGCTGGTTATTATTGATAATGAAGAAGCGCCAGATTTTAAGCAGTCAGATCAAAATCCTCACTACGACGCAAGAGATGCTGCGATGAAGCTATCAGAAATCACTGGCGCAAAAATAATTTTTGCAAGCCAAGCGCCGCGACCTGAAACATATTTTGAATCGCAAAATAATCCAGATTTTGATTATCTCCCTCCGGAAATCCCCTCCCCTCCCGTTTCTGATCTTATTGACATGAATAATGAAATAAAAAATAAAAATTTTTCTTCTTTAAGCGGAAAAATAAAAGAAAAAATATCCGAAACTCTTTCCAAAAAACAAAAAGTTATTTTACTCCTAAATCGCCGCGGGGCGGGAACCGCGATTATTTGCCGCGATTGCGATCATATTTTTAAATGTAAAACATGCGAAACCTCGCTCATTTGCCACGATGAAGGATGTAATTTACCCAGCAGATTTGTTTGCCACAATTGCGGGGCGGAAGAATCAGCGCAACTTGTTTGCCCAAAATGTCGGGGCAGTAATATTAAATATCTTGGCGTAGGAACGCAAACCGTAGAAAAAGAAATTAAAAATTTATTTCCCAAAGAAAATATTTTAAGAATTGATAAAGACGCAAAATCTCTGAATCAAAATTTTCCCTCAGACGCAGAGATTTTTATTGGCACTCAATTCTTTATTAAAAACTATTTAGCGCGGGTTAAAAATATTGGATTGATCGGTGTCATTTCAGCGGATACACTAATTTATCGACCAGACTTTCGCTCCGGGGAGAAAATTTTTTCTTGGCTGACAGGTATTATTAATTTTTCCCGCAGTATAAAAAGTCCCCTTATAATTCAAACTTTTTTTCCAAATAATTTTGTTATTCAAAGCGCTATTGGGGAAAGTCCAGAATCTTTTTATCTTGAAGAGTTGGATAATCGTCAAGTATTGAGTTATCCGCCATTTGGTAAAATGATCAAATTGACTTATGGTAATACTGAAGAAAAAAAATGTTTTGATGAGTCGGATAAAATTTTTAAATTATTGAAAAATAGTTTAGAGGGAAAGGCGGATATTTTTTTTGAGTCCAAACCAAAAAGAGAAAAAAGAAAATTTTTTTCGAAAATTATTATTAAATTTTCTAAAGACTACGAACCAGTGATAAAAAATGTTATTATAAAAAATATCCCTGATTCCTGGACTATTGACATTGACCCGGAAAATATACTATAATATTTTATTATGATTTTACCTATTATCACAACTCCAAATCCAATTCTTCGTCAACACGCGAAAGAAATAAATCCAGAAGAAATCAAAAGCGAGGCTATTCAAAAATTGATTTCCGATATGAAAGAAACCGTAAGGCCAGCTGGCGGGATTGGTTTAGCCGCTCCGCAAGTTGGAATTTCAATGAGATTAATTGTGGTTGTTACGCAAGAAAAAGTAATGGCTTTAATCAATCCGGAAATTATTAATTTTTCTTGGCGAAAAGAAGCTGCCGAGGAAGGTTGTCTTTCTGTTCCGGGAAAATGGGGTCCGGTAAAAAGATCAAAAATTATTAAAGTTAAGGCGTTCGATGAAAACGGCAAATCTATAAAATTTAAGGCTAAAGATCTTTTTGCCCGCGTTATTCAGCATGAAGTTGACCATTTAAACGGCGTACTCTTTATTGATCGGGCGAAAAAAGTTATTGAAGAAGCGCCGAAAATTTAGATTAAAATTATGAATTATAAAATATTATTTGCCGGTAGTGGGGAATTTGCCGCCGATATTTTAAACAGATTAGCCGATTCAGAATTTCGTCCAATTACTATAATTACTCAACCAGATAAACCAGTTGGTCGAAAAAAAACTCTCTCCCCTTCCCCGGTAAAAATTGAAGCACAAAAATTAGATCTTGAAATTTACGATCCAAGGAGTTTAAAAAATTTTGAAGCCGAAAAAACAATTAAAGATTTGAAACCGGACTTATTGATTGTTGCTGATTATGGAAAGATAATTCCTAAAAATATTTTGGATATCCCAAAATTTGGCGCTCTAAATATTCACCCCTCCCTTTTGCCTCGCCATCGCGGCGCGGCGCCGATACAGTATACGATTTTAGAAGGCGATAAAAAAACAAGTGTTACAATAATTTTAATGGATGAACAAGTTGATCATGGGCCGATTGTAGCAATATCAGATTTGGACTTTGAAATTTCAAATTTAACACATACTGAATTATCGAAAAAATTATCAAAATTAGGTGGCGATTTATTGATAAAAATATTGCCTAAATGGTTTAGCGGCGAAATTAAGCCAATACCGCAAGATGAATCGCGGGCAACTTTCACAAAAATTTTAACGCGTGAAGACGGAAAAATTGACTGGCAAAAATCAGCAGAAGAAATTGAGAGACAAATAAGAGCGCTCGAGGGGTGGCCGGGAACTTGGTGTGTATGGCCGGAGGAAAATAAAAAATTGAAAATTTTACGCGCGGAAATTTTTGAAAATGATCCGACTGGCGGAGTCGGACAAGTTTCACTTTCTTCTGGCGGAGAAATAATAGTCACTACGGGTAAGGGAACCTTAAAAATAAATGAGCTGCAGTTGGAAGGAAAAAATAAAGCAACAGGCCAAGAATTTTTGCG is part of the Patescibacteria group bacterium genome and harbors:
- the amrA gene encoding AmmeMemoRadiSam system protein A, producing MNAHVKLAKDTIEAYLKTGKIPPLPDNLPKNFLTSRAGVFVSIYNGDDLRGCIGTYLPTEQSLAEEIIQNSLSAATSDYRFKPITEKELPDFSYSVYILSEPRKIKNLKELNPKKYGILIKSETGKSGLLLPDLEGINTVEEQLSAVCSKCGVDLSKEKITIFKFSATKYDSNN
- the priA gene encoding primosomal protein N', which codes for MFVEVIPLARLPKNLSSFDYEVPQNLEGQIKIGQIAKIPFRGKKISGIIIAIKNQPAEIKAAIRPILKIIDFEENLDKKYLELLRWLADYYLVSSALVLKTLLPSPPQKISNFKIIPRPTPSPPSVSKVDLEEIKKIVKKIISSKKHHFLFHYKNNRNKVAVFLKCAEKIVSEGHGVLILLPQISDVLEIFSYFSSLFSGKISLLHGELSKTEYWQEWQKIKRRETRIAIGTRSAFFVPFKNLGLVIIDNEEAPDFKQSDQNPHYDARDAAMKLSEITGAKIIFASQAPRPETYFESQNNPDFDYLPPEIPSPPVSDLIDMNNEIKNKNFSSLSGKIKEKISETLSKKQKVILLLNRRGAGTAIICRDCDHIFKCKTCETSLICHDEGCNLPSRFVCHNCGAEESAQLVCPKCRGSNIKYLGVGTQTVEKEIKNLFPKENILRIDKDAKSLNQNFPSDAEIFIGTQFFIKNYLARVKNIGLIGVISADTLIYRPDFRSGEKIFSWLTGIINFSRSIKSPLIIQTFFPNNFVIQSAIGESPESFYLEELDNRQVLSYPPFGKMIKLTYGNTEEKKCFDESDKIFKLLKNSLEGKADIFFESKPKREKRKFFSKIIIKFSKDYEPVIKNVIIKNIPDSWTIDIDPENIL
- the def gene encoding peptide deformylase, with amino-acid sequence MILPIITTPNPILRQHAKEINPEEIKSEAIQKLISDMKETVRPAGGIGLAAPQVGISMRLIVVVTQEKVMALINPEIINFSWRKEAAEEGCLSVPGKWGPVKRSKIIKVKAFDENGKSIKFKAKDLFARVIQHEVDHLNGVLFIDRAKKVIEEAPKI
- the fmt gene encoding methionyl-tRNA formyltransferase, whose amino-acid sequence is MNYKILFAGSGEFAADILNRLADSEFRPITIITQPDKPVGRKKTLSPSPVKIEAQKLDLEIYDPRSLKNFEAEKTIKDLKPDLLIVADYGKIIPKNILDIPKFGALNIHPSLLPRHRGAAPIQYTILEGDKKTSVTIILMDEQVDHGPIVAISDLDFEISNLTHTELSKKLSKLGGDLLIKILPKWFSGEIKPIPQDESRATFTKILTREDGKIDWQKSAEEIERQIRALEGWPGTWCVWPEENKKLKILRAEIFENDPTGGVGQVSLSSGGEIIVTTGKGTLKINELQLEGKNKATGQEFLRGYSKIISATLI